A portion of the Micromonospora tarapacensis genome contains these proteins:
- a CDS encoding acetyltransferase produces MTVPLVVVGCGGHGREVLTVARAMNATVGRPRWQLLGFVDDRPSEVNLKRVQRLDVPYLGGVTWLSEAPPDTHHVIGIGDPRIRRSVAHRVDRYGVPAASLVHPDATLGPDLRHGPGLVAFAGARVTTNVTLGRHVHLNQNCTVGHDCVLADHVSVNPLAAISGGCRLDEGVLVGTNAAVLQGLRVGRDSTVGAGACVVRDVAEGVVVKGVPAH; encoded by the coding sequence GTGACCGTACCTCTGGTGGTCGTCGGTTGCGGCGGACACGGCCGGGAGGTCCTGACCGTCGCGCGGGCCATGAACGCCACCGTCGGACGACCCCGCTGGCAGTTGCTCGGCTTCGTCGACGACCGACCCTCGGAGGTCAATCTCAAGCGGGTGCAGCGGCTCGACGTGCCGTACCTGGGCGGGGTGACCTGGTTGTCCGAGGCACCGCCGGACACCCACCACGTGATCGGGATCGGCGATCCACGGATCCGGCGCTCGGTCGCACACCGGGTCGACCGGTACGGGGTGCCGGCGGCCAGTCTGGTGCACCCCGACGCGACGCTCGGCCCGGACCTGCGGCACGGGCCCGGTCTGGTCGCGTTCGCCGGGGCGCGGGTCACCACCAACGTGACCCTCGGGCGGCACGTGCACCTCAACCAGAACTGCACCGTCGGGCACGACTGCGTGCTGGCCGACCACGTGTCGGTGAACCCGCTGGCCGCCATCTCCGGCGGGTGCCGGTTGGACGAAGGGGTGCTCGTCGGCACGAACGCCGCCGTCCTGCAGGGACTACGGGTGGGGCGGGACAGCACGGTCGGCGCGGGCGCCTGTGTGGTCCGCGACGTGGCCGAGGGCGTGGTTGTCAAGGGCGTACCGGCGCACTGA
- a CDS encoding aminotransferase class I/II-fold pyridoxal phosphate-dependent enzyme translates to MTGTIHLSPPDVGPLEESYLIAALRSGWVAPVGPDLDAFEREVATRVGTHGAVAVSSGTAALHLALLGLGVGPGHVVLVPTLTFVATANAVRYTGARPVFVDCDPQTGNVDIALVAELLHRLRSRGERVGAVIPVDMFGSCADYAALLPICAAADVPVVEDAAEALGATHLGRAAGSFGRIGVLSFNGNKIMTTSGGGMLVGDDVALLDRARYLSTQAREPVPHYEHRETGYNYRLSNLLAALGRAQLVRLDGMIDRRRRLRDRYAKLFAPVPGVRLIGAEDTGSNCWLTSIRVDRQRSGWAAADLAAHLAARHIETRPVWKPMHLQPAYADAESRLTGAAERLFAEGLTLPSGSALNERQVTTVFSAIDEFLTARTGAPAA, encoded by the coding sequence ATGACCGGCACGATCCACCTGTCCCCGCCGGACGTCGGCCCGCTGGAGGAGTCGTACCTGATCGCGGCACTGCGTTCCGGGTGGGTCGCGCCGGTCGGGCCGGATCTCGACGCCTTCGAGCGGGAGGTCGCCACCCGGGTCGGCACCCACGGCGCGGTGGCCGTCAGCTCGGGCACCGCCGCGCTGCACCTGGCCCTGCTGGGGTTGGGCGTCGGCCCGGGACACGTGGTGCTGGTGCCGACCCTGACCTTCGTCGCCACGGCCAACGCGGTCCGCTACACCGGCGCCCGGCCGGTCTTCGTCGACTGCGACCCGCAGACGGGCAACGTGGACATCGCCCTCGTCGCCGAACTGCTGCACCGGCTCCGCTCGCGCGGCGAGCGGGTCGGGGCGGTGATCCCGGTGGACATGTTCGGCAGCTGCGCCGACTACGCCGCGCTGCTGCCGATCTGTGCCGCTGCGGACGTCCCGGTGGTCGAGGACGCCGCAGAGGCGCTCGGCGCGACCCACCTCGGCCGGGCCGCCGGCTCCTTCGGCCGGATCGGCGTCCTCTCCTTCAACGGCAACAAGATCATGACCACTTCCGGGGGCGGGATGCTGGTCGGCGACGACGTGGCGCTGCTCGACCGGGCGCGGTACCTGTCCACCCAGGCGCGCGAGCCGGTGCCACACTACGAACACCGCGAGACCGGCTACAACTACCGGCTGAGCAACCTGCTCGCCGCACTCGGCCGGGCCCAACTCGTCCGGCTGGACGGCATGATCGACCGCCGCCGGCGACTGCGCGACCGGTACGCCAAGCTGTTCGCTCCGGTGCCGGGGGTGCGGCTGATCGGCGCCGAGGACACCGGCTCGAACTGCTGGCTCACCAGCATCCGGGTGGACCGGCAACGCTCCGGCTGGGCCGCCGCCGACCTCGCCGCCCACCTGGCCGCCCGGCACATCGAGACCCGCCCGGTGTGGAAGCCGATGCATCTGCAGCCGGCGTACGCCGACGCCGAGAGCCGGCTCACCGGGGCCGCCGAGCGTCTCTTCGCCGAAGGGCTGACCCTGCCCAGTGGCAGCGCTCTCAACGAACGGCAGGTCACCACCGTGTTCTCGGCGATCGACGAGTTCCTGACGGCGCGTACCGGAGCACCGGCGGCGTGA